The sequence GTCCTTGGCGGACACATAGTCGCATTTCTTATCCCGCGAAGCATTCTGTTGTGGAATGGGAACCCGCTGCGCTTGTACGTGCTCGAAATTACCGCGCTCGCCTGCGGCATTCTCGCGACGGTCGGCCTGATCGCGGCCATCGCGCGGCGGCTCACGGACAGCAAGGTCCGAAAGGTGACCAGTCCGGTGGACGCGGTGCTGTATCTTCTGCTTGCCGTGCAGTTTGCAAGCGGGATTGCCATCGCGATTCTGTACCCGTGGGGCTCGTCCTGGTTTGCAACGTCGATGACGCCCTATCTCTGGTCTCTGCTCAAGTTCAGTCCGGACCTGACGTATATCGTCGGCATGCCGCATCTCGTCAAACTGCACGTGTTCAACGCGTTCGTGGTTTTTGGACTGTTTCCCTTCACCCGGCTGGTTCATATTCTGGTCGTGCCGAATCCCTATCTGTGGCGCAAGCCGCAGGTGGTGCGTTGGTACGGCGCACCGCGCGATGTGGCTTGAAATGCGACGGGTGAGCTGGAGATAAGCGGCATGCGGGATTCGTCAAAGGGACTGGCGGTGCTTACGCTGAACACCCTTGCATTCACGGTGTGTTTCGCGTGTTGGATGCTGAATGGCGTGCTCATCACATTCCTGGTGGAGCATCAGGTCTACCGTTGGAGCGAGTCGCAGGTCGGGTGGCTCATAGGCGTTCCCGTGTTGTCCGGCTCACTGTTCCGGCTGCCCGCGGGCATTCTCACCGACAAGTTCGGCGGCCGTGCCGTGTTCACGGGTGTCATGTTGCTCGCGGCCGCGCCCATGTACTTGTTGAGCTTGGCCGACAGCTTCACGGGCTTCTTTCTGGCCAGCCTCGGGTTTGGGCTTGCGGGCACGTCTTTCGCCGTTGGCATCGCGTACACGTCCGTCTGGTTCTCGAAGGCACGGCAAGGCACCGCGCTCGGTGTTTTTGGGATGGGCAACGCCGGAGCCGCGCTCACGACCCTTGGAGCACCGAGTCTCTTGGCCTGGCTGACGAACGGAGGCGAGAATATCGAGGCATGGCGCCACCTGCCCCGCCTGTACGCCGCCGTGCTGGCGATTACGGCGATCGTGTTTGTCCTGCTGACCCATTCACGCAAGGTGGACGACTCGCACATCACGAGTTTCCGGCAGCGGCTCGCCCCATTGCGTCATTTGCGCGTCTGGCGTTTCGGGCTCTATTACTTCTTCGTATTCGGCGGGTTTGTAGCGCTTGCACAGTGGCTTGTTCCTTATTACGTGAACGCCTACCTGATGCCACTCGCGATGGCCGGCGTGATGGCATCGGTCTTCAGCCTGCCTTCGGGCGTCATTCGCGCGCTTGGCGGATGGATGTCGGACCACTGGGGCGCGCGCCGCGTGATGTACTGGGTGCTGGGCTCGTGTCTGGTGTGCTGTACGCTCCTGATTGTACCGCGCATGGATATTGAGTCGCCGGGCAGGGGAGTCATGGCCAAGCGGGGCGGCACGGTAACCGCGGTTACCGAATCGGAGATCGCGGTGGG comes from Candidatus Hydrogenedentota bacterium and encodes:
- the narI gene encoding respiratory nitrate reductase subunit gamma, with the protein product MAQLLNYLDVASFTLVPYVALFTFFLVSIQRYRAQTFSFSSLSSQLLENKRHFWALVPFHYGILVVLGGHIVAFLIPRSILLWNGNPLRLYVLEITALACGILATVGLIAAIARRLTDSKVRKVTSPVDAVLYLLLAVQFASGIAIAILYPWGSSWFATSMTPYLWSLLKFSPDLTYIVGMPHLVKLHVFNAFVVFGLFPFTRLVHILVVPNPYLWRKPQVVRWYGAPRDVA
- a CDS encoding NarK/NasA family nitrate transporter; amino-acid sequence: MRDSSKGLAVLTLNTLAFTVCFACWMLNGVLITFLVEHQVYRWSESQVGWLIGVPVLSGSLFRLPAGILTDKFGGRAVFTGVMLLAAAPMYLLSLADSFTGFFLASLGFGLAGTSFAVGIAYTSVWFSKARQGTALGVFGMGNAGAALTTLGAPSLLAWLTNGGENIEAWRHLPRLYAAVLAITAIVFVLLTHSRKVDDSHITSFRQRLAPLRHLRVWRFGLYYFFVFGGFVALAQWLVPYYVNAYLMPLAMAGVMASVFSLPSGVIRALGGWMSDHWGARRVMYWVLGSCLVCCTLLIVPRMDIESPGRGVMAKRGGTVTAVTESEIAVGESRYPLAVNRERQLTPEEKARQVLVWPTISSWQEPVVKEGDQVVKKQLLARGVTHIYFQANVWIFTALVFIVGIMMGIGKAAVYKHIPEYFPKEVGVVGGIVGVLGGLGGFVCPIIFGYLLEWTGIWTTCWLFFAILSAVCLWWMHRVIQRMLREAAPELMGRIEEIEHAMERQKPRES